The following coding sequences are from one Dreissena polymorpha isolate Duluth1 chromosome 8, UMN_Dpol_1.0, whole genome shotgun sequence window:
- the LOC127841991 gene encoding uncharacterized protein LOC127841991 isoform X2 encodes MENGNPPGAPEQTGESTSKSRGDAILAELEANMGKFASIATSVKDMSASIASLRTDINELKRKRTPDQDSDDQGPSSKKDQSDEPEEMDSSDDDDEFDDELEEFLSNKKPEAEEDDFWQDLNDFVAENEDVGEEVSEKIASISQKALQCNADEKKIKEIKERNKRPKNIPNLKIPQVDEFLWRQLRASTRNNDFILQKMHNTLASTAVPIIKALDHLQTSNDNKLKAYLSDAFKLITNGISKNVEVRREKIKREMAPKYKHLAKLEKSADKLFGDKLSDNIKAVDNTKIVVAQTQTSNMRPTVGQNFRQKGKKGFLGQRNRWEHNNPTGYYPQSQKKPMRKYFPGKNNNKAQIRKN; translated from the coding sequence ATGGAGAACGGAAACCCTCCAGGTGCCCCAGAGCAAACGGGCGAGTCCACTTCAAAGTCGCGGGGTGATGCCATATTGGCCGAACTTGAAGCAAATATGGGCAAATTCGCGTCAATTGCTACCAGTGTCAAGGACATGTCGGCGAGCATTGCAAGCTTAAGAACGGATATCAATGAATTGAAGCGGAAAAGAACGCCAGATCAAGATTCTGATGACCAAGGACCTTCCTCAAAAAAGGATCAATCCGACGAACCAGAAGAAATGGACTCGTCCGATGACGATGACGAATTTGACGATGAATTGGAAGAATTCCTGTCAAATAAAAAACCAGAAGCTGAAGAAGACGATTTCTGGCAAGACTTAAATGACTTCGTAGCTGAAAATGAAGACGTAGGCGAAGAAGTATCAGAGAAAATTGCGTCCATATCGCAGAAAGCGCTTCAATGTAATGCAGATGAAAAGAAAATCAAAGAAATCAAAGAACGAAACAAAAGACCGAAAAACATACCAAACCTCAAAATTCCTCAAGTTGATGAATTTCTATGGCGACAACTACGTGCATCAACTAGAAACAATGACTTCATTTTGCAAAAAATGCACAACACTTTGGCGTCGACGGCTGTACCCATCATCAAGGCCCTGGATCATCTGCAGACATCAAACGACAATAAGCTGAAGGCATACCTTTCCGATGCATTCAAGTTGATAACGAATGGCATATCCAAGAACGTGGAGGTCAGACGAGAAAAGATAAAAAGAGAAATGGCCCCAAAATACAAACACTTGGCCAAATTGGAAAAATCAGCAGACAAACTGTTTGGGGATAAACTGTCAGACAACATCAAGGCCGTTGACAACACGAAGATTGTCGTGGCACAGACACAAACATCCAACATGCGGCCGACAGTAGGTCAAAACTTCCGGCAAAAGGGAAAAAAGGGTTTTTTAGGCCAGAGGAACCGGTGGGAACACAACAATCCCACCGGCTACTACCCCCAGAGCCAGAAGAAGCCGATGAGGAAGTATTTTCcaggcaaaaacaacaacaaagcacAGATACGGAAGAACTAA
- the LOC127841991 gene encoding uncharacterized protein LOC127841991 isoform X1, with amino-acid sequence MADSTMVAKPGANDMCRVLPTSTVAGNSNFNTQTRASTSTSKNETRSFQIIRKVLKSHGISKSTRDIILQSWRSSTKKQYDIYLRKWFTYCKKSTNPIKPHINEVLQFLTQLYTNGLNYSALNTARSALSIFLNMCSNINIHENELISRFMKGCFNSRPSLPRYCHMWDVKVVLDYLHTLKISTLLDLSRKLCILLLLVTGQRCQTIHSIQLNDISFDKNTTMVTIQPNTLLKQSRPGKHLKPMYLKAYEGKMNVCVVKTLVEYLDRTKEIRNSQFLFITTTSPYKTASKSTISRWIKDIMRAAGVDEVFKPHSTRSAATSKASLVGLSLQHILDTAGWSNAKTFATFYQKTIVEPSSMQFQSAVLDT; translated from the coding sequence ATGGCCGACTCAACCATGGTGGCCAAGCCTGGTGCCAATGATATGTGCAGAGTGTTACCTACTTCCACAGTCGCAGGAAATTCTAATTTTAACACACAAACCCGAGCAAGTACATCCACTTCAAAAAATGAGACTCGCAGTTTTCAGATTATCAGGAAGGTCCTCAAAAGCCATGGAATTTCAAAGTCAACAAGAGACATTATTCTTCAGTCTTGGCGAAGCAGTACCAAAAAACAATATGACATTTATCTTAGAAAATGGTTTACTTACTGCAAAAAATCAACTAATCCCATTAAACCCCATATAAATGAAGTTTTACAATTTCTTACCCAGCTATACACGAACGGACTAAACTATAGTGCACTAAACACTGCACGTAGTGCTTTAAGTATTTTTCTCAACATGTGTAGTaatataaatattcatgaaaatgAACTTATATCACGATTCATGAAGGGTTGTTTCAACAGTCGTCCGTCATTGCCACGTTATTGTCATATGTGGGATGTTAAAGTTGTTTTGGACTATCTTCATACATTAAAGATCTCCACATTGTTAGATCTATCTAGAAAACTGTGTATACTGCTTTTGTTGGTTACTGGCCAACGCTGCCAGACAATACATTCAATACAACTGAATGACATTTCATTTGACAAAAATACGACAATGGTTACTATACAACCAAATACATTGTTAAAACAATCTCGACCGGGAAAACATTTAAAGCCTATGTATTTAAAAGCTTATGAGGGTAAAATGAATGTTTGTGTTGTTAAAACGTTAGTTGAATATTTGGACCGTACTAAAGAAATTCGAAACAGTCAGTTTTTATTCATAACAACTACTAGTCCGTACAAGACCGCCTCAAAATCTACCATTAGTCGTTGGATTAAAGACATTATGAGAGCGGCTGGTGTTGATGAAGTATTCAAACCACACAGTACTAGATCAGCCGCCACTTCTAAGGCGAGTCTGGTAGGACTGTCCTTACAGCATATTTTAGACACTGCTGGGTGGTCAAATGCAAAAACGTTTGCAACATTCTATCAAAAAACTATTGTAGAACCATCTTCTATGCAATTTCAATCAGCCGTGTTGgatacatga